In one Lolium rigidum isolate FL_2022 chromosome 3, APGP_CSIRO_Lrig_0.1, whole genome shotgun sequence genomic region, the following are encoded:
- the LOC124700892 gene encoding zinc finger A20 and AN1 domain-containing stress-associated protein 7-like, protein MAHHASATSLKRKCPDSDSDSEETAGKCPTGCGFYGAAATGNLCSKCYKERVAAASDTTAADSVFIAPAASTAPPEKKAKTIVTVASSDGAEPSLASTKQPMPAKNRCATCRKKVGMLGFRCRCEGTFCGVHRYSDKHDCGFDYKTAGRETIAKHNPLVVADKLATRI, encoded by the coding sequence atggcgcaccacgcgTCGGCGACTTCCCTGAAGCGCAAGTGCCCTGACAGTGACAGTGACAGCGAGGAGACGGCCGGCAAGTGTCCCACCGGCTGCGGCTTCTACGGCGCCGCCGCCACGGGCAACTTGTGCTCCAAGTGCTACAAGGaacgcgtcgccgccgcctctgaCACCACGGCCGCGGACAGCGTCTTCATCGCCCCTGCCGCTTCAACCGCGCCTCCGGAGAAGAAGGCCAAGACGATCGTCACCGTCGCGTCCTCTGATGGTGCTGAGCCGTCCTTGGCGTCCACGAAGCAGCCGATGCCGGCGAAGAACCGGTGCGCGACCTGCCGCAAGAAGGTGGGCATGTTGGGGTTCCGATGCCGCTGCGAGGGCACCTTCTGCGGCGTCCACCGCTACTCCGACAAGCACGACTGCGGCTTCGACTACAAGACCGCCGGGCGGGAGACGATCGCCAAGCACAACCCGCTCGTCGTTGCCGACAAGCTCGCCACGAGGATCTGA